GAGAGAACCTTTCTCAATTTTACTTTTTGGAGGGACGGTTGTTCCTGCAGCAATCATGACCTCATCGGGAATTTCAACAGGTGCAATAATTTGGGAGTCGCTACCGACAAAAACATTTTTTCCGATTACGGTTTTGTATTTGTTTTTTCCGTCATAATTTGCAGTGATAACACCAGCTCCGATATTTGTTCCTTCATCAATTTCACAATCTCCGAGATATGCCAAATGTCCAGCTTTTACACCATTTAAATTTGACTTTTTAACTTCGACAAAGTTCCCAACTTTTGAATCTGAAATATATGATTTTGGTCGAATATGTGCCATTACACCGATTGTTGAATTTTTGATATAGGAATCTTCAATCACTGAATTTGCTTTTATTTCTGAATTCTCAATTGTCGAATTCCCATAAATAGAACAGTTTTGCTCGATTTCACATTCACCGATAAATTGCACAGAATCCTCGATGTAAATTGTTTCGGGCAAGTGCATTATTACACCATTTTTCATCAAGTTTTCACGAATTCGATTCAAGTGAATTTTTTCAGCTTCTGAAAGTTGTAATTTTGAATTTACTCCCATAAAACTCTCTTCAGAAACAAGCACAGATTTTACAGACGAATTTTCAGATTTTGCAATAGCGATGAGGTCGGTAATGTAATATTCATTTTGTGCATTTTGATTTGAGAGTTTCGGAATCGATTCAATTAAGAATTTAGAATCAAAAAAATAGACACCCGCATTTACAGTTTTTACAAGTTTTTCAGTTTCTGAACAATCTTTCTCTTCTACAATTTTTAGAACCTCATCGCCGTTTTTTATTACTCGACCGTAGCCCGATGGATTTTCTAATTCGATTGATGTCATCGCAACACTCTCATCAATTCGTAAAAGTTGTTCCAAATCTTCAGCCCGAACAAGTGGCATATCTCCGTTTAAAACAAGAGTTTTATCGCCTTTTGGTTTGTAATTTTTTAAAGCACCGCCTGTTCCTGAAAAATTTACTAAATCTTGTTCCAAAAATTGCAAATTGGAAAAGTGAGAATTCATCTCTTCACGAACTTTTTCCCCTTGATGTCCGACAATAATTGTAATGTCATCAGAAATCTTTTTTGCCTCTTTCACAATATGATACAAGATGGGCTTTCCACCCATTTTATGAAGAACTTTGGCTTTTTGGGACTTCATTCTTGTCCCTTTTCCCGCTGAAAGAATTGCAATAGAAATCATAATTTACCTTTTAAACTGTTCTAAAAGTCGTAAATCACCCTCAAAAAGTGATCTCAAATCTGGAATTTTATGAATTAGCATTGCAAATCTCTCGACTCCAAGACCAAAAGCATATCCACTCACATTTTCATATCCGACAGCTTTAAATACATTTTCATCAACCATTCCACAGCCTAAAACTTCAAGCCAACCCGTGTGTGAGCAGACTCGACAACCTTCGCCCTCGCAAAAAATACATGAAATATCCACTTCCGCACTCGGTTCTGTGAATGGGAAAAAGCTTGGTCGGAATCTCACATCAACTTCCCCAAACATATATTGTAAAAAATCTTGAAGAATAAATTTGAGATTTGCAAATGAAACTTTGTCCCCATCTTCAACTACGAGACCCTCGACTTGGTGAAACATTGGAGTATGAGTCAAGTCAAAATCTCGCCGAAATACTGTCCCTGGTGCAATCATTCTGATAGGTGGTTTTTCATCTTTCATTGTCCGAATTTGAACAGGCGAAGTATGAGTTCTTAAAAGGTGTCCATCCGCAAAATAAAAAGTATCTTGCATATCTCGGGCTGGGTGGTGTTTTGGCAAATTTAGAGCCTCGAAATTATGAAAATCATCTTCAATCATTCGACCCTCTTCAACTGAAAAATTCATTCGCTGAAAGTATTTAATAATCTTATTCATAGTTTCAACAACAGGGTGATAGCCTCCCAAGTCTAATTGCGGATTTAGGAGTTCCATATCGATTTTTTCAGAAGCCATTTTTCTCTCAA
The DNA window shown above is from Thiovulum sp. ES and carries:
- a CDS encoding UDP-N-acetylglucosamine diphosphorylase/glucosamine-1-phosphate N-acetyltransferase (PFAM: Bacterial transferase hexapeptide (three repeats)~TIGRFAM: UDP-N-acetylglucosamine diphosphorylase/glucosamine-1-phosphate N-acetyltransferase); translation: MISIAILSAGKGTRMKSQKAKVLHKMGGKPILYHIVKEAKKISDDITIIVGHQGEKVREEMNSHFSNLQFLEQDLVNFSGTGGALKNYKPKGDKTLVLNGDMPLVRAEDLEQLLRIDESVAMTSIELENPSGYGRVIKNGDEVLKIVEEKDCSETEKLVKTVNAGVYFFDSKFLIESIPKLSNQNAQNEYYITDLIAIAKSENSSVKSVLVSEESFMGVNSKLQLSEAEKIHLNRIRENLMKNGVIMHLPETIYIEDSVQFIGECEIEQNCSIYGNSTIENSEIKANSVIEDSYIKNSTIGVMAHIRPKSYISDSKVGNFVEVKKSNLNGVKAGHLAYLGDCEIDEGTNIGAGVITANYDGKNKYKTVIGKNVFVGSDSQIIAPVEIPDEVMIAAGTTVPPKSKIEKGSLALSRTKLKILPNFFYKFFKK
- a CDS encoding phenylalanyl-tRNA synthetase, alpha subunit (PFAM: tRNA synthetases class II core domain (F); Aminoacyl tRNA synthetase class II, N-terminal domain~TIGRFAM: phenylalanyl-tRNA synthetase, alpha subunit~IMG reference gene:2508611082_SP), yielding MDKFFTELENCESLEKLENLRIAVLGKKGELAKGFANMKNLEPSQRKDVAKELNEVKVKFTKQIEEKKEELEKLEVERKMASEKIDMELLNPQLDLGGYHPVVETMNKIIKYFQRMNFSVEEGRMIEDDFHNFEALNLPKHHPARDMQDTFYFADGHLLRTHTSPVQIRTMKDEKPPIRMIAPGTVFRRDFDLTHTPMFHQVEGLVVEDGDKVSFANLKFILQDFLQYMFGEVDVRFRPSFFPFTEPSAEVDISCIFCEGEGCRVCSHTGWLEVLGCGMVDENVFKAVGYENVSGYAFGLGVERFAMLIHKIPDLRSLFEGDLRLLEQFKR